Genomic segment of Candidatus Bathyarchaeia archaeon:
ATCAAAACGCCGACACCAATAGGTCTGGAAGAGCACAGGAGCTGAATATCAAACTGCGCGTTCTATGAGAAGGATATAAAAAAAAGACAGTGAGAGCGTGGTTGAGGATTTTCTAGAATTATGCTGGCAAAGCTAAGACGGTTAAAGTTCTGTCGGAGACACTTACCGAAGTTCCAGTCCAAGATCTCCATTGCATTTTGACTGTGTAGAAACCGGCTGTGACTTCGGGCAAGTAGAAGATGTAGGAAAAAGAACCATTGTTGTCAAACGTTACCCTTGTCAAAACCACAAGTGCCCCAGTAGCACTTGGATAGGCTAGGGTTGAATTAACCAAAGCTTGCACGATGAGATACTCTCCAGCTGTGGTTGTCCAAGCTTCGCTGCTGAACATGATTAACACATGACTCGTCCTACTCAAAGTAATATCGACAGATGTGTCCGGCATGTCTGCAAACGATGTTGATGTTGTCGAATCAGAACCAGTGCTGTACGTGGAATTGAATGGAATTGCCCCCGCAGCAAGTTTCATGTTAGTAACAGCGAAATCAGCTATCTTAACTGTGGTCACGGCACCGTTGGCTATCTTGACCTCGCTGATTGAACCATTAGCCAAGTCTGCCGTTACTAGAGTCCCGTCAAGTATCTTGGCTGAAGTCACTGCACCGTCAGCCAATTTGATTGTCACAATTGCGTTATTTGCAATGTCGTTTGCAGTTACATTTCCATCTGCTATTTTCGCTGTTGTGACGGAGCTGTTTGCCAGCTTGACGGTTATTATAGCGCTGTCTGCAAGTTTGGCTGTTGTGACCGAGCCGTTCGCTATCTTGCCAGTTATGATAGCTCCATCTTGGATTTTCAGGCTTATTAAAGAGCCGTCGGCTATGTCTGTGGCGGTTATAGTTCCGTCTAGAATTTTTGCTGACGTTACAGTACCGTCATCCAGTTTAGTGGTTATTATTGCTCCGTCCGATATTTTTTCTGAAGCAATTGCATCGTCACTTATGTTACTTGTGCCCAGCGGTGGAAAGATGCTGGGCGAAACATAAACTAACGCTAATGTCGTAATCAACGATAGAATCCACGTTAAGACGATTATTGGAACTGTCTTTTTGGAAATCATTCCTTCACTCATTCACTCTTCACCTCCTACCGACTCACGGCTACGTGATTAAGACGGTTCATTTAAAACGCTAATGCATATGGTACAATATCTCTTCTAGATATGTGGCAAGGTTAGAAACGACGGAGAAGGGCTACGCCCACTTTTTGAAAAAGAAGCGAACGGTAAGTTTTGTACTTCTAGCCAAAGAGCGCGCCTAAGCCTTCGATTGCTGCCTCTTCTTTCTTCTTTTCTTCTTCCTCTTTCTTTTTCTTGTCCTCTGCTGAGGCTGCTGGTTTGGCTTCCGCTCCCTGTGCTAGTGCAGTTGTGGCTGGTCCGGCAATCGGTGCGAAGGTTGCTGCTTGCTTCAGGGCTTCTTCTATGTTGACTTCGGCTAGCGAAGCGATCAAGGCTTTGATTCTCACTGGATCCGCTGTTAAGCCCGCTGCTGCTAGTACTTGGGTTAAGCTGCCTTCATCGATTTGCTTGCCTGCCTTATGCAGTAGGATGGCAGCGTGGACGTATTCCATACTCATTTGTTTTTCACCTCTCCCTCAATTACAGCTTCTTGCTTTTCAACCTTTCTGAGTTGACGGCTCTGATGATGGTTTCTCTTCTGCCTTGGGCAGTTTGGCGTTCAAAGCCGATGCCTCTGCGTGAGCCTTTCTTAACAGGTCGCCGATGGTTTCCTTTGTGAGTACACCCGCGTTTATGGCCAAGTTGAAGGCTCTTCGATGGGCTGTCTGCAGTAACAGTGACATGGTTTCGAGTGTGGGATAAGCCGCGTTCAAGGATAGATTCAACGCGCGTGATGCGGCTTCGATGAGGCTTTTTCTGAATCCGTCGACATCTATGTGCAACTGCTCATCAGTTATTATGAATCCGTCTTCGTAAACCGCCTTCAGGTTGAGCCCGACCTCAACGGGTTTGATGCCCAATTTTGAAAGCACGCCGGCCAAGCGAGCGTCGATTAGGTCGCCTTTCTTAGCCACCATGGTGTCTTTATTTATCCACACGCTGCCCGCCTCGATACGTGTAGGCAAGCCAACTGCACCTAGCTGACTTATCACAGGACCAGGCGGTTGGCCTGTGTTGCCCGCTGGAACAAGCACATCTATGGCGGCTACGTCTCCAGCCTTCGCTGTGGTCCTAACTCTGCCTTTCTCTAGGAGAAGTGACAGTTTGAAAGGATTGAGGTTGGTGAACAGAAAAATATTGGAACCACTTAGCATCGGCTCGAGCTTTTCCAATCCAGGCTTGCTTTTTGATTCGGCGACTGCTCGCCTCATCAACGTGTTCTTGATCACGCGAACGTGGGCCATGTCTTGTAGTTTCTTTTTCATTTCCTGTAATTGCGCTGCTCGCACTTTTTGCAGGTTGGCTATTCCCAAAGCCTTGTACTCTGTTAGCAGTTTTCTGATTTCCTCGACCTGAGCGGCCTTCTGCACTACAATTTGCTTGGACATGGCCTCTTCCGCCTAGATCTTCAGTCGGACAGGTGGACCCATGGCTGTTTTCACGACAATTGACCTGATGTTTCTTAGTCCACGTTTCAATTTGCCTTCAAGCCGTCTGATCACGGCTTCAATGTTCTGCGCAATATGCTCGTCTGGCATATCTTCTGTGCCAATGCGACACTGTAGAACTGGTTGACTGCGCAGACGAACCTGCACAATCTTGCGTTGTTTTTCAATTGCGCCAACTATATCGACATTGGGCGGCACAGGGGTCGGCATACGTCCCTTAGGGCCTAAAACCGCGCCTAAGACTCGACCAACCGTGGGCATTAAGGGCGCTTCGGAGATGAAATACTCGTATTCATTGACCAAGGTTTTTTGCCTTTTTTTGTCGCCAACCAGTGCTTCTAGATCAGCTCGTTCTATGACGAGGTCGGCGCCAGCTCTTTTCGCTTTCAGGGCCAATTCGCCTGAGGCTATGACACACACTTTGCTTTGCTTGCCAACTGGATATGGCAGTTCAACGGATTCCTGAATCTTGCTCTCAGGCTTCTTCATATCGATGTCCCGCAGGTTAATGATCAATTCTACTGACTGTGTAAACTTCCTTTTCTCAGTCTTGCTCTTGGCTTCTCTGACCGATTCAAGAATCGACTTGCTGTCCAATGACATCGTCGAAAGCCTCGTGCCTTCAAACCGTATGGAACCCAGTCATAAAAATCTTGCTATGTCAACTAGAAGCGCTAGGCTTCTTTTGCAAGCATGGAGTCGTATTTTCCGTCGTCGATTTCTCCTTGAACTTCCTTGGGATCCTTGCCTTCGACCGTTACGCCCATGCTGACGCAGGTGCCCAAAACTTCCTTTGCCGCTTTCTTCACGTTAGGCGCTAGGAGCTCAATACGTTTCATTTTTGCGATTTTCACGACTTGTTCCATGCTTAAGTTGCCTATTTTCTGGGCTTTTGGCGATCCTGAGCCCTTCTCAACTTTCAACTCGCTTACGATTAATGCTGATGCAGTGGGTGTGCCAACGGTTACTTCGAACTCTTTGGTCTCAGGGTCAACGATGACTTTGACCGGCACTTTCATGCCGGCATAATCTTTGGTGACCTCGTTGATTCTGTTCACTATAGCGAGAACATTGACGCCTAATGGTCCTAACGCAGGTCCAAGCGGTGGTCCAGCGGTTGCCTGTCCACCTGCGACCAGAGCCTCTACAACTTTCTTGGTTTCGCTCAATGCTGCGTCACTTCTCCTTCTTTCTTTGCTCTCTCAACCAACCGCACATAGTCAGCGTGAACTGTAATTGGCAAGGTGAACGTTGCCTCAAGCAATTCAAGAGTCACTTCTTCCTTAGTCTTGTCTATCCGGGTGATTTTGGCTCGCATGCCCTTGAACGGACCACCAACAATCTCTACAACATCGTCTGTGCCTAACTCCTCAATAATAGGCTTGCTCACTATGTAGCGTTCCACCTCAGAGAATGTTATCAAACCGGGCACTCTTGACCGCACATGTTTAACGCCTGCAATGACTTGCTCCACAAAGTGCGGACCTTGGGCTTCAACAAAAACGTAGCCCTTCATCATTTCCGGCACAAGCACCGCCTTAATCGGCAGTTTGGTGGTCTCCACCCTTGAGGCAATCATGTCTGCAACGTTTTTCTCCTGTCCAGCCGTTGTACGAACGGCAAAGACTGATGTAGGCGCTTTCTGCGTTTCCCCAGCCATTATGCGTGAACCCTCTAGTAATTGCTCCACACCTGAAGCGTTGCCGAAAGAAACTTGATGATGAAGCCCACAACGCCTATTACAGCAATGCCCAAAATACAGATTTTTATCGACAGCCACAGCTCATCCCTGCCTGGCTTCTTGGCCAGTTTCATCATTTTTGCGGCCGAACTGAAGAAGGATCTGAGACCCAACGTTGCTCAACCGTCAAACAACAAATAGAATCTAATATTAAAGCCTTCTCAACCACAGATCTCAGAGAACTAGATTGTAGAATCAAGAAAAGTGTTAACTCTCTCATCCACCAATCACTGCAGCTTCATGAATCAAGGTGTCAGTGTCACCAAGCGATGTCAAACACAAACACCGGCGTAAAAGTCCAGCCTCGACCTGATCATTCAAGCTTTAATACTAAACCAGAATCACTGATTTACTCGC
This window contains:
- a CDS encoding protein translocase SEC61 complex subunit gamma: MGLRSFFSSAAKMMKLAKKPGRDELWLSIKICILGIAVIGVVGFIIKFLSATLQVWSNY
- a CDS encoding 50S ribosomal protein L11, whose amino-acid sequence is MSETKKVVEALVAGGQATAGPPLGPALGPLGVNVLAIVNRINEVTKDYAGMKVPVKVIVDPETKEFEVTVGTPTASALIVSELKVEKGSGSPKAQKIGNLSMEQVVKIAKMKRIELLAPNVKKAAKEVLGTCVSMGVTVEGKDPKEVQGEIDDGKYDSMLAKEA
- a CDS encoding 50S ribosomal protein L1 → MSLDSKSILESVREAKSKTEKRKFTQSVELIINLRDIDMKKPESKIQESVELPYPVGKQSKVCVIASGELALKAKRAGADLVIERADLEALVGDKKRQKTLVNEYEYFISEAPLMPTVGRVLGAVLGPKGRMPTPVPPNVDIVGAIEKQRKIVQVRLRSQPVLQCRIGTEDMPDEHIAQNIEAVIRRLEGKLKRGLRNIRSIVVKTAMGPPVRLKI
- a CDS encoding 50S ribosomal protein L10 produces the protein MSKQIVVQKAAQVEEIRKLLTEYKALGIANLQKVRAAQLQEMKKKLQDMAHVRVIKNTLMRRAVAESKSKPGLEKLEPMLSGSNIFLFTNLNPFKLSLLLEKGRVRTTAKAGDVAAIDVLVPAGNTGQPPGPVISQLGAVGLPTRIEAGSVWINKDTMVAKKGDLIDARLAGVLSKLGIKPVEVGLNLKAVYEDGFIITDEQLHIDVDGFRKSLIEAASRALNLSLNAAYPTLETMSLLLQTAHRRAFNLAINAGVLTKETIGDLLRKAHAEASALNAKLPKAEEKPSSEPSTQKG
- the rpl12p gene encoding 50S ribosomal protein P1, with protein sequence MSMEYVHAAILLHKAGKQIDEGSLTQVLAAAGLTADPVRIKALIASLAEVNIEEALKQAATFAPIAGPATTALAQGAEAKPAASAEDKKKKEEEEKKKEEAAIEGLGALFG
- a CDS encoding transcription elongation factor Spt5, which translates into the protein MAGETQKAPTSVFAVRTTAGQEKNVADMIASRVETTKLPIKAVLVPEMMKGYVFVEAQGPHFVEQVIAGVKHVRSRVPGLITFSEVERYIVSKPIIEELGTDDVVEIVGGPFKGMRAKITRIDKTKEEVTLELLEATFTLPITVHADYVRLVERAKKEGEVTQH